Genomic segment of Paenibacillaceae bacterium GAS479:
TTGCAAGCCGATATTATTGTAAATGCCGCCAATTCCAGCTTGCGGGGCGGCGCTGGAGTAGATGGAGCGATTCACCATGCCGGTGGCATTGCTATACATGACGAGTTATCGCTAATCCGCCAAGAACACGGGGGTTGCGACACCGGTGACGCTGTCATTACGACAGCTGGAAAACTGCCCGCTGCATATGTCATTCATGCCGTTGGGCCCGTTTGGCAGGGCGGCCAGATGGGAGAATCGGAGCTGCTGGCTTCGAGTTATCGCCGCTCTCTTGAGCTTGCGGAGGAGAAAAATGCGTCCAGCATCGCTTTTCCCGCGATCAGCACGGGGCTATACGGCTATCCCAAAGCCGAGGCGGCAGTCATAGCCTTTAGCGCCGTGGCGGGTTATTTGAAAAAAACTACCGATACAACGATCAAGCGAGTCAGCTTCG
This window contains:
- a CDS encoding O-acetyl-ADP-ribose deacetylase (regulator of RNase III), contains Macro domain is translated as MTIQINSTLLETIQGDITRLQADIIVNAANSSLRGGAGVDGAIHHAGGIAIHDELSLIRQEHGGCDTGDAVITTAGKLPAAYVIHAVGPVWQGGQMGESELLASSYRRSLELAEEKNASSIAFPAISTGLYGYPKAEAAVIAFSAVAGYLKKTTDTTIKRVSFVCMDEENCCELSKQIKLAYTAAE